The proteins below come from a single Rhodococcus sp. WMMA185 genomic window:
- a CDS encoding ribonuclease HII, with the protein MTSWPPRVTIRRSSGLRTMESALIRSGLGPVAGVDEAGRGACAGPLVVAACVLAAKPSPALARMDDSKKLTERTREELFPVITRLALAWSVVSFPAREVDRMGVHVANIEGMRRAVAGLSTAPGYVLTDGFRVPGLPVPSLPVVGGDGAAACIAAASVLAKVSRDRAMVTMDDTHPGYGFAVHKGYGTTAHMTALAELGPCPEHRRSWSNVAALLRPSG; encoded by the coding sequence GTGACGTCCTGGCCTCCACGCGTAACCATTCGCAGGTCGTCCGGTCTGCGGACGATGGAGTCCGCGCTGATTCGCAGCGGCCTCGGCCCGGTGGCCGGTGTCGACGAGGCAGGCCGCGGGGCGTGTGCAGGCCCACTCGTGGTCGCGGCATGCGTGCTGGCCGCCAAGCCCAGTCCCGCGCTCGCCAGGATGGACGATTCGAAGAAGCTCACCGAACGCACGCGTGAAGAACTCTTCCCCGTCATCACTCGGCTTGCGCTGGCGTGGAGCGTGGTGTCGTTTCCCGCCCGGGAGGTCGACCGCATGGGTGTGCACGTAGCCAACATCGAGGGGATGCGCCGAGCGGTCGCGGGGCTCTCGACCGCACCCGGTTACGTCCTCACAGACGGCTTCCGGGTTCCAGGACTGCCGGTTCCGTCGCTGCCGGTAGTCGGCGGTGACGGGGCAGCCGCGTGCATCGCGGCCGCGAGTGTACTGGCGAAGGTCTCCCGCGACCGGGCGATGGTGACGATGGACGATACGCACCCGGGATACGGATTCGCGGTTCACAAGGGATACGGCACCACTGCTCACATGACGGCGCTCGCGGAATTGGGTCCGTGCCCGGAGCACCGCCGTTCATGGTCAAATGTCGCGGCGTTGCTTCGGCCGAGTGGATAA
- a CDS encoding SRPBCC family protein has product MKLSNDIEIVAPADAVWDVIGRRFDKIGDWATAVPSSVALPGSTTADEAPVAGRVCQTGIRMVPNVTEAIVAYDDSTRSLTYEATQKPRFLSVARNHWTVTPVDERRSMVSYDAEVTTRGVLGLLAGWWMLITLRRAGRQVLADLTHYVEHGVPSPRKQAQLERAARRGRHPTIHR; this is encoded by the coding sequence ATGAAACTGTCCAACGATATTGAGATCGTAGCGCCCGCCGATGCTGTCTGGGACGTCATCGGCCGTCGGTTCGACAAGATCGGCGACTGGGCTACCGCCGTTCCCTCCTCCGTCGCTCTTCCAGGTTCGACGACCGCGGACGAGGCGCCGGTTGCGGGCCGCGTGTGTCAAACCGGCATCAGGATGGTCCCGAACGTAACGGAAGCGATCGTTGCCTACGACGACTCCACGCGAAGTCTGACCTACGAGGCCACGCAGAAACCGCGGTTCCTGTCCGTCGCGCGGAACCACTGGACGGTCACGCCTGTCGACGAGCGACGCAGCATGGTCAGCTACGACGCCGAAGTCACCACCCGCGGTGTGCTCGGGTTGCTGGCAGGCTGGTGGATGCTGATCACGCTTCGCCGCGCCGGTCGGCAGGTGCTTGCCGACCTGACGCACTACGTAGAGCACGGCGTGCCGTCGCCGCGCAAGCAAGCCCAACTCGAACGGGCAGCCCGACGGGGAAGACACCCGACGATTCACCGGTGA
- the rplS gene encoding 50S ribosomal protein L19 — MNTLDFLDKKSLRDDIPDFRPGDTLNVHVKVIEGSKERVQVFKGVVIRRQGGGIRETFTVRKVSFGVGVERTFPVHSPNLAKIEVATRGDVRRAKLYYLRDLRGKAAKIKEKR, encoded by the coding sequence ATGAACACTCTCGATTTCCTGGACAAGAAGTCCCTGCGCGACGACATTCCCGATTTCCGCCCGGGCGACACCCTGAACGTACACGTCAAGGTGATCGAGGGCTCGAAGGAGCGTGTGCAGGTCTTCAAGGGCGTCGTGATTCGCCGCCAGGGCGGTGGTATCCGCGAGACCTTCACCGTCCGGAAGGTCTCTTTCGGTGTAGGCGTCGAGCGCACCTTCCCCGTGCACAGCCCCAACCTGGCGAAGATCGAGGTCGCCACCCGCGGTGACGTTCGTCGCGCCAAGCTGTACTACCTCCGCGATCTGCGTGGCAAGGCCGCCAAGATCAAGGAAAAGCGCTGA
- a CDS encoding serine hydrolase — translation MPRPTWFLAVLVLLLGAALIGTIPTDTNTVVAAPTPEVPTPASSVEHLSGRNVPAVPPITERMTAAVATAADRGADVSIAVLDRATGSYLESGGDQPIESASLSKLFIAAQLFHLDATGGRPLSVHDHLLLEPMLESSDDNAASTLWADLGGGNIVPDVAQRYGLVATTAPRDGSWWNTETTASDLVNFYVGLLHDRDGIGPERSAEFLGYLHSATPLGTDGYDQRFGIPDGLPGEHAVGVKQGWMCCVASRWIHLSTGVIGEDNRYVLAVASRENITYGNGQQGYPDTSYTDASGDASAIHARDTVTDVVRTLFPTGSIDDWSRIQN, via the coding sequence ATGCCCAGGCCGACTTGGTTCCTGGCAGTCCTCGTCCTGCTCCTGGGCGCGGCACTCATCGGCACGATTCCCACAGACACGAACACGGTCGTCGCCGCTCCGACCCCCGAAGTTCCGACACCCGCAAGTAGTGTCGAGCACCTTTCCGGCAGGAACGTTCCCGCAGTTCCACCGATCACCGAACGCATGACCGCCGCCGTGGCAACGGCCGCCGACCGCGGCGCCGACGTCTCCATCGCCGTCCTCGACCGCGCCACGGGGAGCTACCTGGAATCGGGGGGTGACCAGCCGATCGAATCGGCATCACTGTCCAAACTGTTCATTGCGGCCCAGTTGTTCCACCTCGACGCGACCGGCGGGCGACCGCTCTCCGTGCACGACCACCTGCTGCTCGAGCCGATGCTCGAGTCCTCCGACGACAACGCCGCCAGCACGCTCTGGGCCGATCTCGGCGGCGGCAACATCGTTCCCGACGTGGCACAGCGCTACGGCCTCGTCGCCACCACCGCGCCCCGCGACGGCTCATGGTGGAACACCGAGACCACGGCCTCCGACCTGGTGAACTTCTACGTCGGCCTCCTCCACGACAGGGACGGAATCGGGCCCGAGCGCAGCGCCGAGTTCCTCGGCTACCTTCACTCGGCGACTCCGCTGGGGACCGACGGCTATGACCAGCGGTTCGGCATTCCCGACGGACTACCGGGTGAACATGCCGTCGGGGTGAAGCAGGGCTGGATGTGCTGCGTGGCGAGCAGGTGGATCCACCTGTCCACCGGGGTGATCGGCGAGGACAACCGCTACGTTCTGGCCGTTGCATCCAGGGAGAACATCACCTACGGCAACGGCCAACAGGGTTATCCCGATACGTCATACACAGATGCGTCGGGGGACGCCAGCGCCATACACGCCCGCGATACGGTGACCGACGTGGTGCGGACGCTCTTCCCAACCGGCTCGATAGACGATTGGTCGAGGATCCAAAACTAG
- a CDS encoding YifB family Mg chelatase-like AAA ATPase codes for MALGRAHSVAVTGVDGQLVEIEADIGRGLPAVHLVGLPDTALQEARDRIRAATANSGEEWPDSKVILALSPATLPKVGSVYDLALVAAVLDAAKQIKRQRLRETVLLGELALDGRLRSVRGILPAVLAAKGAGWATVVVPVQSLPEAGLVGGIEVLGAHDLKAVIGWLREEHELEHPEPVQRTAQPTRGNLSEVVGQAEARWAIEVAAAGAHHLMLTGPPGVGKTMLAQRLPGVLPTLTESESLEVTAIHSVAGLLPPERPLVDVPPFIAPHHTASVSALVGGGSGVAKPGAVSRAHRGVLFLDECAEVGTKVLEALRTPLEDGEVRIARRDGVARYPARFQLILAANPCPCAPPREADCVCAPTARRRYLGKLSGPLMDRVDLRVRMQAVATDAFIDEVGESTEQVRHRVAEARAAASARWCEYGWRTNAEVPGPALRQKFRLSRPALAPVERALRKGLITARGADRALRVAWTVSDLAGLDMPGPDQVMTALGFRDRSFQ; via the coding sequence ATGGCGCTCGGACGTGCGCATTCGGTGGCGGTGACGGGGGTCGACGGCCAACTCGTGGAGATCGAGGCCGACATCGGGCGTGGCTTGCCCGCCGTCCATCTAGTGGGGCTTCCGGACACGGCGCTGCAGGAGGCACGAGATCGGATTCGTGCCGCGACAGCGAATTCTGGTGAGGAGTGGCCGGATTCGAAGGTGATACTCGCACTGTCGCCGGCAACGCTGCCGAAAGTCGGATCGGTCTACGATCTGGCACTGGTTGCGGCCGTACTGGATGCGGCGAAACAGATCAAACGCCAGAGGTTACGCGAAACCGTCTTGCTCGGGGAACTGGCCCTCGACGGGCGACTCCGCTCGGTCCGAGGCATATTGCCCGCCGTGCTGGCCGCAAAGGGTGCCGGATGGGCGACTGTGGTGGTCCCGGTGCAGTCGTTGCCGGAGGCGGGTCTCGTCGGTGGCATCGAAGTGCTCGGCGCGCATGACCTGAAGGCGGTGATCGGCTGGCTTCGAGAAGAACACGAGCTCGAGCATCCAGAGCCCGTGCAACGGACTGCGCAACCGACGCGTGGGAATCTGAGTGAGGTGGTGGGACAAGCCGAGGCCCGCTGGGCGATCGAGGTGGCGGCGGCGGGGGCGCACCACCTGATGCTGACCGGCCCACCGGGCGTCGGGAAGACGATGCTGGCGCAACGGCTTCCAGGAGTCTTGCCGACTCTCACCGAGAGCGAATCATTGGAGGTGACGGCAATCCACTCGGTGGCGGGGCTCCTGCCTCCCGAGCGGCCTCTCGTCGACGTGCCGCCCTTTATCGCACCCCACCACACAGCGTCGGTGAGCGCGCTTGTCGGTGGTGGGAGTGGGGTGGCGAAGCCGGGCGCGGTCAGTCGCGCTCATCGCGGGGTGTTGTTTCTCGACGAATGCGCGGAGGTCGGAACCAAAGTACTCGAAGCGCTCCGAACCCCGCTCGAGGATGGCGAGGTGCGGATCGCGCGACGGGACGGGGTCGCCCGCTACCCGGCGCGATTCCAGTTGATTCTCGCGGCCAACCCGTGCCCGTGCGCGCCGCCGCGGGAGGCGGACTGCGTCTGCGCCCCGACCGCACGGCGCCGTTATCTCGGCAAGCTGTCGGGCCCGCTGATGGATCGGGTGGATTTGCGGGTTCGGATGCAGGCGGTGGCGACCGATGCGTTCATCGATGAGGTGGGCGAGAGTACGGAACAGGTCCGGCACCGAGTGGCTGAGGCGCGGGCCGCCGCCAGTGCGCGCTGGTGCGAGTACGGGTGGCGCACCAACGCCGAGGTGCCCGGTCCGGCGCTGAGACAGAAGTTCCGGTTGTCACGGCCGGCGTTGGCTCCGGTGGAGCGTGCATTGCGTAAGGGACTCATTACGGCGAGGGGTGCAGATCGCGCACTGAGAGTGGCCTGGACGGTGAGCGATTTGGCGGGGCTGGACATGCCGGGTCCGGATCAGGTCATGACTGCGTTGGGATTTCGTGATCGGAGCTTTCAATGA
- a CDS encoding DUF2469 domain-containing protein gives MSAEDLEKYETEMELSLYREYRDIVGQFSYVVETERRFYLANSVELLPHNADGEIYFELRMSDAWVWDMYRPARFVKYVRVITFKDVNIEELDKPDLRLPDNGLS, from the coding sequence ATGAGTGCCGAGGATCTCGAGAAGTACGAAACAGAGATGGAGCTGTCGCTCTACCGCGAGTATCGGGACATCGTCGGCCAGTTCTCCTACGTCGTGGAAACCGAGCGCCGGTTCTACCTGGCCAACTCTGTGGAACTGCTGCCGCACAACGCCGACGGGGAGATCTACTTCGAACTGCGTATGTCCGATGCCTGGGTGTGGGACATGTACCGCCCCGCCCGATTCGTGAAGTATGTCCGAGTCATCACGTTCAAGGACGTGAACATCGAGGAGCTAGACAAGCCTGATCTCCGGCTGCCGGACAACGGTCTGTCGTAG
- a CDS encoding YraN family protein, giving the protein MAHNLALGAHGEDLAARYLTEAGMEIIDRNWRSRYGEVDLIAVEGDWLVFIEVKTRRGLRFGTPAEAVTFSKQRRIRLLAVEWLRDCGRHWSRVRFDVVAIVVGHGPRPQIEHVRDAF; this is encoded by the coding sequence GTGGCACACAATCTCGCGCTCGGAGCGCATGGTGAGGATCTGGCCGCCCGGTATCTCACCGAGGCGGGTATGGAGATCATCGATCGCAATTGGCGGTCCCGATACGGCGAAGTCGATCTCATTGCGGTAGAGGGGGACTGGCTGGTCTTCATCGAGGTCAAGACTCGCCGCGGATTGCGATTCGGAACTCCGGCAGAGGCGGTGACGTTCTCCAAGCAGCGGAGAATACGTCTGCTGGCGGTGGAGTGGCTGCGCGACTGCGGTCGGCATTGGTCTCGCGTTCGGTTCGATGTGGTCGCGATCGTGGTCGGACACGGTCCCAGGCCGCAGATCGAGCACGTGCGGGACGCCTTCTGA
- the trmD gene encoding tRNA (guanosine(37)-N1)-methyltransferase TrmD, giving the protein MRLDVVTIFPEYLEPLRTALLGKAIDKGLLSVEVHDLRNWAHDVHKAVDDSPYGGGPGMVMKPTVWGPALDDVLADGDDESDTLLVVPTPAGVPFTQSTAERWTGEKHIVFACGRYEGIDQRVFDDAARRVRVEEVSIGDYVLIGGEAAVLVMTEAVVRLIPGVLGNQQSHQEDSFSDGLLEGPSYTRPATWRGLDVPPVLLSGDHARVAAWRREQALRRTAERRPDLLP; this is encoded by the coding sequence ATGCGTCTCGACGTGGTCACCATCTTTCCCGAGTACCTCGAACCGTTGCGAACAGCGCTGCTGGGCAAGGCAATCGATAAGGGGTTGCTGTCCGTAGAGGTACACGACCTACGGAACTGGGCGCACGACGTGCACAAGGCAGTGGACGATTCGCCGTACGGCGGCGGTCCCGGAATGGTCATGAAACCTACCGTGTGGGGGCCGGCCCTCGATGACGTTCTGGCTGACGGTGACGACGAATCGGACACCCTTCTCGTCGTTCCCACTCCCGCTGGGGTCCCCTTCACGCAGTCCACTGCCGAGCGTTGGACAGGGGAGAAGCACATCGTCTTCGCCTGCGGGCGTTACGAAGGAATCGACCAACGCGTCTTCGACGACGCCGCCCGCCGCGTGCGGGTCGAAGAGGTGAGCATCGGCGACTACGTGCTCATCGGAGGCGAGGCGGCCGTACTGGTGATGACGGAAGCCGTCGTCCGGCTGATCCCGGGTGTCCTGGGCAATCAGCAATCGCACCAGGAGGATTCGTTCTCGGACGGTCTCTTGGAGGGTCCGAGCTACACCCGTCCCGCCACATGGCGCGGACTCGACGTACCGCCGGTGTTGTTGTCGGGGGATCACGCCAGGGTGGCAGCCTGGCGCCGCGAGCAGGCGCTGCGGCGCACCGCCGAACGGCGCCCGGACCTGTTGCCCTGA
- a CDS encoding Tex family protein, with protein MILRTVNQRIAEELDVREGQVAAAVDLLDGGATVPFIARYRKEVTGALDDAQLRQLEERLRYLRELDERRVAVLESIDSQGKLDDQLRGQIMAADTKARLEDIYLPFKPKVRTKAQIAREAGHEPVADALITDPSIDPASYTAEQLEGARAILVERFAEDADLVGELRELMWTRGQLVSAVRKGKETEGAKFADYFEFSEPFTKLPSHRILAVLRGEKEEVLTLTLAPESQEPVPGEPTIYEGHIAERFAIADRGRPADRWLLDTVRWAWRTKLLVKLGIDTRMRLRQSAEKDAVDVFAANLRDLLLAAPAGTRATMGLDPGFRTGTKVAVVDATGKVVAHETIYPHQPQNNWDASLATLAGLVARHGVELIAIGNGTASRETDALATELIAKLGRTNLTKIVVSEAGASVYSASAYASAELPDLDVSIRGAVSIARRLQDPLAELVKIDPKSIGVGQYQHDVSETLLARSLGAVVEDAVNAVGVDVNTASAPLLARVSGISGSLAESIVAHRDRSGPFRNRQGLKDVTRLGPKAFEQCAGFLRIPAGDDPLDASSVHPEAYPVVRRIVSASGTDVREVIGNTAVLRRLNPADFVDDRFGLPTVTDIIGELEKPGRDPRPEFKTATFAAGIEKVSHLKPGMTLEGVVTNVAAFGAFVDVGVHQDGLVHVSAMSRNFVKDPRDVVKSGDVVKVKVLEVDEARQRISLTLRLDDEVAAGGRKSEAPAGGPKRERRGGKPQQGRRESRQAPGGSMADALRKAGFGK; from the coding sequence GTGATTCTCAGGACCGTCAACCAGCGCATTGCCGAGGAACTCGACGTTCGGGAAGGACAGGTCGCGGCCGCCGTGGACCTTCTCGACGGCGGAGCGACCGTGCCTTTCATCGCCCGCTACCGCAAGGAGGTCACCGGGGCGCTCGACGACGCCCAGCTCCGCCAACTCGAGGAACGGCTCCGATACCTGCGGGAACTCGACGAGCGCCGGGTAGCGGTACTCGAGTCGATCGACTCACAGGGCAAGCTCGACGATCAGTTGCGGGGGCAGATCATGGCCGCCGACACGAAGGCGCGCCTCGAAGACATCTATCTTCCTTTCAAGCCGAAAGTCCGCACGAAGGCGCAAATCGCGCGCGAAGCCGGCCACGAGCCGGTCGCCGATGCACTGATCACCGATCCTTCGATCGATCCCGCTTCGTACACGGCGGAACAACTCGAGGGGGCGCGCGCCATCCTGGTCGAGCGTTTCGCGGAAGACGCCGATCTGGTGGGCGAGCTTCGCGAGCTGATGTGGACCCGCGGGCAGCTGGTGTCCGCGGTCCGTAAGGGCAAGGAGACCGAAGGAGCGAAGTTCGCGGACTACTTCGAGTTCTCCGAGCCGTTCACCAAACTTCCGTCCCACCGGATTCTCGCGGTGCTGCGCGGGGAGAAGGAAGAGGTGCTCACCCTCACCCTGGCACCCGAGTCACAGGAGCCGGTCCCGGGCGAGCCGACGATCTACGAGGGCCACATCGCGGAACGCTTCGCCATCGCTGATCGGGGTCGGCCCGCCGACCGTTGGTTGCTGGACACGGTGCGCTGGGCGTGGCGTACCAAGCTGCTGGTCAAGCTGGGTATCGACACCAGGATGCGACTGCGCCAGTCGGCGGAGAAGGATGCGGTCGACGTCTTCGCAGCCAATCTGCGCGACCTGCTATTGGCCGCACCCGCCGGTACCCGCGCTACGATGGGCCTCGACCCCGGGTTCCGGACCGGCACCAAGGTTGCCGTCGTGGACGCCACAGGCAAGGTGGTGGCCCACGAGACCATCTACCCTCATCAGCCACAGAACAATTGGGACGCCTCCCTGGCCACTCTCGCAGGCCTCGTCGCCCGGCACGGTGTCGAGCTCATCGCGATCGGGAACGGCACAGCCTCCCGTGAGACGGACGCGCTGGCAACCGAACTCATCGCAAAGTTGGGCAGGACCAACCTGACGAAGATCGTGGTGTCCGAGGCCGGAGCGTCGGTGTATTCGGCGTCTGCCTATGCATCAGCCGAGTTGCCCGATCTCGATGTGTCGATTCGCGGTGCTGTTTCCATCGCCCGACGTCTGCAGGATCCCCTCGCGGAATTGGTGAAGATCGATCCGAAATCGATCGGCGTCGGCCAGTACCAGCACGACGTATCGGAGACGCTGCTCGCGCGGTCGCTGGGCGCCGTCGTCGAGGACGCGGTGAACGCAGTCGGAGTCGATGTGAACACAGCGTCCGCGCCGCTGCTTGCGCGCGTATCCGGTATCTCTGGGTCGCTGGCCGAGAGCATCGTCGCGCACCGCGACCGCAGCGGCCCGTTCCGGAACCGGCAAGGGCTCAAGGACGTCACGAGGCTCGGTCCCAAAGCCTTCGAGCAGTGTGCGGGCTTCCTCCGCATTCCAGCCGGCGACGACCCCCTCGACGCATCGAGCGTCCACCCGGAGGCGTATCCCGTGGTGCGCAGGATCGTCTCTGCGAGCGGTACCGATGTTCGTGAGGTCATCGGCAACACGGCTGTTCTGCGCCGTCTGAATCCTGCAGATTTCGTCGACGACCGGTTCGGTCTGCCCACGGTCACGGACATCATCGGAGAGCTCGAGAAGCCCGGGCGTGACCCGCGCCCGGAGTTCAAGACGGCCACGTTCGCGGCGGGCATCGAGAAGGTGTCGCATCTGAAGCCGGGAATGACGCTCGAGGGGGTCGTCACCAACGTGGCGGCATTCGGTGCGTTCGTCGACGTCGGCGTCCATCAGGATGGCCTCGTCCACGTTTCGGCGATGTCCCGCAACTTCGTCAAGGATCCTCGTGACGTCGTGAAGTCGGGTGACGTGGTGAAGGTGAAGGTTCTCGAGGTCGATGAGGCCCGACAGCGGATCTCGCTGACCCTACGGCTTGACGACGAGGTCGCGGCGGGCGGTCGCAAGAGCGAGGCCCCCGCCGGCGGCCCGAAACGGGAGCGCCGCGGTGGAAAGCCGCAGCAGGGGCGACGCGAATCACGGCAGGCTCCCGGCGGTTCGATGGCCGACGCCCTGCGAAAGGCGGGCTTCGGCAAGTAA
- the lepB gene encoding signal peptidase I: MSSESETTGESAAAPNGDDGTAKSEKKNRSFLRELPILILVALVLSFFLQTFIARVYLIPSESMEPTLHGCPGCTGDRIVVEKIGYRFGDPQPGDVIVFRGPESWSQDFVSTRSSNTVIRGMQELGSLVGLVPPDENDLVKRVIATGGQTVECCDDEGNVLVDGQPLDEPYVVMDFPFVPGSQTCDTALKSARCFGPVTVPEGNLWMMGDNRSNSADSRYHVGDELQGTIPIDNVIGKAVFIVLPPSRMGTISSPNPQEQ; this comes from the coding sequence TTGTCGTCGGAATCCGAGACCACCGGCGAGTCTGCCGCCGCCCCGAACGGTGACGACGGTACCGCGAAGTCCGAGAAGAAGAACCGCTCCTTTCTCCGCGAGCTGCCGATCCTGATTCTGGTCGCACTCGTTCTGAGTTTCTTTCTGCAAACGTTCATCGCCCGCGTGTATCTCATTCCGTCGGAATCGATGGAACCGACGCTGCACGGGTGTCCGGGTTGCACCGGTGACCGCATCGTCGTCGAGAAGATCGGCTACCGGTTCGGTGACCCGCAGCCGGGTGATGTCATCGTGTTCCGCGGTCCCGAGTCCTGGTCGCAGGACTTCGTTTCCACTCGTTCCTCCAACACGGTGATCCGTGGCATGCAGGAACTCGGCTCCCTCGTCGGTCTCGTCCCACCGGACGAGAACGACCTCGTCAAGCGTGTGATCGCCACCGGCGGTCAGACCGTCGAATGCTGCGACGACGAGGGCAACGTCCTCGTCGACGGTCAACCACTCGACGAACCGTATGTCGTCATGGATTTCCCCTTCGTTCCTGGCTCCCAGACCTGTGACACAGCCTTGAAGTCCGCGCGCTGCTTCGGTCCCGTCACGGTGCCGGAGGGGAACCTGTGGATGATGGGGGACAATCGCAGCAATTCCGCGGACTCGAGGTATCACGTCGGCGACGAACTGCAGGGCACCATTCCGATCGACAACGTAATCGGGAAAGCTGTATTCATAGTGTTGCCGCCCTCCCGTATGGGCACGATCAGTTCGCCCAACCCTCAGGAACAGTGA
- the dprA gene encoding DNA-processing protein DprA: protein MTVESRNGAGGSCTRSAGHDPRLLAWAYLSKVVQGPCPVLSRLVEDVGPEEAARAVRERDLSEVLGERTVARSHVDTAAHDLDLVTGMGGRLVTPDDDEWPRWRLLGFDGLSRSRDDGPPLALWVLGSRSVAELTDRAISIVGTRAASGYGEHVTAEISGDLAVDGWTVVSGAAFGVDGAAHRAALGVGGLTVAVLACGVDRAYPAGHARLLRQIAQNGVVISEYAPGTAPAKHRFLARNRLVASLSDGVVVVEAGWRSGARNTASWARRLGRPVMAVPGPVTSASSTGCHRMIREGEARLVANAADVVEEAGPIELREVEDGGAVRDLDALSGDALLVYEALPAVGSRGVRELSELSGVEVEQVRAALPLLEMEGFVNSDDTGWSIHR, encoded by the coding sequence ATGACGGTGGAGAGTCGGAACGGCGCCGGCGGTAGCTGCACCCGCTCTGCTGGGCACGATCCACGTCTGCTGGCGTGGGCGTATCTGTCGAAGGTTGTGCAGGGCCCTTGCCCAGTGCTCTCGAGGCTCGTCGAGGATGTGGGGCCGGAGGAGGCTGCGCGGGCGGTACGCGAGCGCGATCTCTCGGAGGTGTTGGGGGAGAGGACCGTAGCCCGATCGCACGTGGATACGGCGGCGCACGATCTCGATCTCGTGACGGGAATGGGTGGCCGACTCGTGACACCGGACGACGACGAGTGGCCGCGGTGGCGGCTACTCGGTTTCGACGGTCTGTCGCGGTCACGGGACGACGGACCACCGCTGGCGTTGTGGGTGCTCGGTTCACGTTCGGTGGCCGAACTCACCGATCGGGCGATCTCGATCGTGGGGACGAGGGCGGCGAGCGGTTACGGCGAGCATGTGACCGCGGAGATTTCGGGTGACCTCGCTGTCGACGGGTGGACTGTTGTGTCGGGTGCGGCGTTCGGGGTCGACGGTGCCGCCCATCGTGCAGCGCTGGGAGTCGGAGGTCTCACGGTGGCGGTGCTGGCCTGCGGGGTGGATCGGGCCTACCCGGCCGGACATGCCCGATTGCTGCGGCAGATCGCCCAGAACGGTGTGGTGATCAGTGAGTATGCGCCGGGGACGGCACCGGCGAAGCATCGCTTCCTCGCGCGGAATCGATTGGTGGCGAGTCTGTCCGACGGTGTTGTCGTGGTGGAGGCGGGTTGGCGCAGTGGTGCCAGGAACACGGCGAGTTGGGCGCGCAGGCTGGGCCGGCCGGTGATGGCAGTGCCGGGGCCGGTGACATCCGCTTCGTCGACCGGGTGCCACCGAATGATCAGAGAGGGTGAGGCGCGGCTGGTGGCGAATGCCGCAGACGTCGTGGAGGAGGCCGGTCCGATCGAGCTGAGGGAGGTCGAGGACGGCGGGGCCGTACGCGATCTCGACGCGCTGTCGGGCGATGCGTTGTTGGTGTACGAGGCGCTGCCTGCGGTCGGGTCGAGGGGAGTCAGGGAGTTGTCGGAGTTGTCCGGGGTTGAGGTCGAGCAGGTTCGAGCCGCGTTGCCATTGTTGGAGATGGAAGGCTTCGTGAACTCGGATGACACGGGATGGTCGATTCACCGGTGA
- a CDS encoding helix-turn-helix domain-containing protein, which yields MIRAQPGTTSPFGALLRRWRDNRGLSQLALAAEVGSTSRHVSFLETGRSRPSEQMVLRLGEVLGIPLREQNRLLEAAGLPAAYPDVALEDADLAPFRAAINQLLTAHMPYPAVVVDEHWNVLLANRACAVLFGDELVGSNLAYRYFADPASAEAIVNWPQVAWAGIDRLRQQLALRPFDDRLRELAALAERATVGLPRPSPPAEGLVVCPWFRIGGQVIRMIGMAARFDTTVAVTLEELRVELLYPLDSDAERFFRESVTAQSTRE from the coding sequence ATGATTCGTGCGCAGCCTGGGACCACCAGCCCTTTCGGTGCTCTGCTGCGTCGATGGCGAGACAACCGCGGACTCAGCCAGCTCGCATTGGCGGCGGAAGTGGGCTCCACATCGCGACATGTGTCGTTCCTGGAGACGGGTCGGTCGCGGCCCAGCGAGCAGATGGTGCTGCGGCTCGGCGAAGTGCTCGGAATCCCGCTGCGCGAGCAGAACCGGCTCCTAGAGGCCGCCGGACTGCCCGCGGCCTACCCGGACGTGGCGCTCGAGGATGCCGATTTGGCGCCGTTTCGCGCCGCGATCAACCAGCTGCTGACCGCACACATGCCCTATCCGGCCGTCGTCGTCGATGAACACTGGAACGTGTTGCTCGCCAATCGAGCGTGCGCTGTCTTGTTCGGCGACGAGCTGGTCGGTAGCAACCTTGCCTATCGCTACTTCGCCGACCCGGCCTCCGCAGAGGCGATCGTCAACTGGCCGCAGGTCGCCTGGGCCGGCATCGACAGGTTGCGCCAGCAGCTTGCACTACGACCTTTCGATGACAGGCTGCGTGAGCTTGCCGCGCTCGCCGAGCGGGCCACCGTGGGTCTGCCCCGTCCGTCTCCGCCTGCTGAGGGGCTGGTGGTATGCCCATGGTTTCGGATAGGCGGGCAGGTGATTCGGATGATCGGGATGGCCGCCCGGTTCGACACCACGGTCGCGGTGACGCTGGAAGAGCTTCGGGTCGAGTTGTTGTATCCCCTCGACAGCGACGCCGAGCGCTTCTTTCGAGAGTCGGTGACGGCTCAATCGACGCGCGAATGA